In one window of Harpia harpyja isolate bHarHar1 chromosome 11, bHarHar1 primary haplotype, whole genome shotgun sequence DNA:
- the LOC128147617 gene encoding rho GTPase-activating protein 17-like has protein sequence MAPQSALAPLATPAHPSPGSFRVGVQQARGSTLALAWKGVSSPTCNPVPPAHQLPTRLAHSWGMAAMGDGSAGAPAESPPAQHGSLSPTQARAVAPAPTGLLMSIPVYQHIHGQLLKIDTSGTATPAGAPPGSDVPPSPCAAPPNQALGDPAGDLEVSEEMLLQEALRLFGCSLDAVGASQDAPSSSPVPGHPGGTSGEGTGVAPACPVLPTSIPGYQHIQGQLEINSSGTDTPAVAPPGSNIPPGSDVPPSPSAAPHNQALGDPAEDLEVSEEMLLQEALRLFGCSPDTVGASQDAPSSSPEPGHPGGTSGEGTGVAPACPVLLTSIPGYQHIQGQLEINSSVAFAVPDGVLLEEALRLLGCSLDMVGASQDGPSSSPMPGDTGGTGAATPDWDFSPSTLPEELLTPDSCIPELSDTTLSLEIFHGIGMEPQEPREDAGMDLPPSPSAVAEERRKRQAQSSLPMPPSKRRALADNMGV, from the exons ATGGCACCCCAGTCTGCTCTGGCACCTTTGGCAACCCCAGCACACCCGTCCCCCGGCAGTTTTCGTGTGGGCGTTCAGCAAGCCCGCGGGAGCACACTTGCCCTCGCCTGG AAGGGAGTCTCCTCCCCGACGTGCAACCCCGTCCCACCAGCACACCAGCTCCCCACGCGCCTGGCGCACAGCTGGGGGATGGCGGCCATGGGGGACGGCTCGGCGGGTGCCCCTGCAGAGTCCCCCCCGGCCCAGCACGGCTCCCTCTCACCCACGCAG GCAAGAGCGGTGGCCCCAGCCCCTACGGGGCTGCTGATGTCCATCCCCGTCTACCAGCACATCCACGGGCAGTTGCTGAAGATCGACACCTCTGGCACGGCCACCCCTGCGGGGGCACCCCCGGGCAGCgacgtcccccccagcccctgtgctgcCCCCCCCAACCAAGCCCTGGGGGACCCTGCAGGTGACCTGGAAGTGTCTGAGGAGATGCTTCTGCAGGAGGCCCTCAGACTCTTTGGGTGCTCCTTGGACGCGGTGGGGGCCAGCCaggatgctcccagcagcagccccgtgCCTGGCCACCCCGGTGGCACCAGCGGAGAGGGGACAGGGGTGGCCCCAGCCTGCCCAGTGCTGCCGACATCCATCCCCGGCTACCAGCACATCCAGGGGCAGCTGGAGATCAACAGCTCTGGCACGGACACCCCTGCAGTGGCACCCCCGGGCAGCAACATCCCCCCGGGCAGCGAcgtcccccccagcccttccGCTGCCCCCCACAACCAAGCCCTGGGGGACCCTGCAGAAGACCTTGAAGTGTCTGAGGAGATGCTTCTGCAGGAGGCCCTCAGACTCTTCGGTTGCTCCCCGGACACGGTGGGGGCCAGCCaggatgctcccagcagcagccccgagCCTGGCCACCCCGGTGGCACCAGCGGAGAGGGGACAGGGGTGGCCCCagcctgcccagtgctgctgaCATCCATCCCCGGCTACCAGCACATCCAGGGGCAGCTGGAGATCAACAGCTCTG TTGCCTTTGCAGTGCCTGACGGGGTGCTTCTTGAAGAGGCACTCAGGCTCCTTGGGTGCTCCCTGGACATGGTGGGGGCCAGCCAGGAtggtcccagcagcagccccatgcCTGGGGACACTGGTGGCACCGGCGCAGCCACCCCCGACTGGGACTTCAGCCCATCGACGCTGCCTGAGGAGCTGCTCACCCCTGACTCCTGCATCCCCGAGCTCAGCGACACCACGCTGAGCCTGGAAATATTCCACGGCATTGGGATGGAGCCCCAGGAGCCACGGGAGGATGCGGGCATGGACCTGCCACCATCCCCGTCTGCCGTGGCAGAGGAGCGGAGGAAGAGGCAGGCGCAGAGCTCCTTGCCAATGCCACCCAGCAAGCGCAGGGCTCTGGCAGACAACatgggggtgtga